From the Methylobacterium currus genome, one window contains:
- a CDS encoding NAD(P)/FAD-dependent oxidoreductase, protein MPQSVLDCLVIGGGPAGLTAAIYLARFRRRFQVFDAGASRAALIPTSHNHAGFPEGIHGRALLGRMTEQARKYGAHIVPGSVTRLERRPDGVFLATLDGEPIPAHTILLATGVVDREPDLPDVPDAIRRGLVRHCGICDGYEAMGKRVAVIGHGSSGLHEALFLRTYTADITLLSLGRSLVLTKEERRQAAQAEIVIVEEPVRRVVVEGDQVRALDMLGGACRSFDVLYAALGSDARSDLVHGLGTRLDDKGCVVTDEHQRSSTDGLFAAGDVVRSLDQISVAMGQAAIAATAIHNRLRGVPSPRGAPDDTLSFSPQDLCTCCSPPDARRH, encoded by the coding sequence ATGCCGCAGAGTGTATTGGATTGCCTCGTGATCGGCGGTGGACCGGCAGGCCTTACGGCCGCGATCTACCTGGCCCGCTTCCGCCGGCGCTTCCAGGTCTTCGATGCCGGTGCAAGCCGTGCGGCCCTGATCCCGACCTCGCACAATCACGCGGGCTTTCCCGAAGGCATTCACGGCCGGGCGCTTCTGGGCCGGATGACGGAACAGGCGCGCAAGTACGGTGCCCATATCGTCCCGGGGTCCGTCACGCGCCTGGAGCGCCGGCCGGACGGCGTCTTCCTGGCCACGCTGGACGGGGAGCCGATCCCGGCCCATACCATCCTGCTGGCGACCGGGGTTGTCGACCGCGAGCCGGACCTGCCCGACGTGCCGGACGCGATCCGGCGCGGGCTGGTGCGCCATTGCGGGATCTGCGACGGCTACGAGGCTATGGGCAAGCGGGTCGCGGTGATCGGGCACGGCAGCAGCGGGCTGCACGAAGCGCTGTTTCTGCGGACCTACACCGCCGACATCACTCTGCTGTCGCTGGGTCGGTCCCTGGTGCTGACGAAGGAGGAGCGTCGGCAAGCGGCACAGGCCGAGATCGTGATCGTCGAGGAGCCGGTCAGGCGCGTGGTCGTCGAGGGGGATCAGGTCCGTGCGCTCGACATGCTCGGCGGGGCGTGCCGGTCGTTCGATGTGCTCTACGCGGCGCTGGGCAGCGACGCCCGGTCCGACCTTGTGCACGGTCTGGGCACCCGTCTGGATGACAAGGGCTGCGTGGTGACAGACGAGCACCAGCGCAGTTCGACCGACGGCCTGTTCGCCGCCGGCGACGTGGTGCGCAGCCTCGACCAGATCAGCGTCGCGATGGGCCAGGCCGCCATCGCCGCGACGGCGATCCACAACCGCCTGCGCGGGGTGCCGTCGCCGAGGGGAGCTCCGGACGACACGCTGTCGTTCTCACCCCAGGACCTGTGCACCTGCTGTTCGCCGCCTGACGCAAGACGGCACTGA
- a CDS encoding copper-binding protein, with the protein MSDLGQSSRKSALTAAVAALLLAGGVQAQAAPMGDMTGMSGKAGAESGKQQTASTTGTVAAVNTGQHKVTFDHEPIPAINWPAMHMEFPAASSVDLSKVKPGEKVKFTLSGSKGSYTVQSITPAQ; encoded by the coding sequence ATGTCTGATCTTGGCCAATCGAGCCGAAAGAGCGCGCTCACTGCGGCTGTCGCCGCGCTGTTGCTCGCGGGTGGCGTGCAGGCGCAGGCCGCGCCGATGGGCGACATGACTGGTATGAGCGGCAAGGCTGGCGCGGAGAGCGGAAAGCAGCAGACGGCCAGCACCACTGGGACCGTCGCGGCCGTGAACACGGGCCAGCACAAGGTGACCTTCGACCACGAGCCGATCCCGGCGATCAACTGGCCCGCCATGCACATGGAGTTCCCGGCGGCCTCCTCGGTCGATCTCTCGAAGGTCAAGCCGGGCGAGAAGGTCAAGTTTACTCTGAGTGGGAGCAAGGGCTCCTACACCGTTCAGTCGATCACCCCGGCCCAGTAG
- a CDS encoding DUF411 domain-containing protein, translating into MIHRRALVGVLLAVTVPSMAAAQGAQTAILYKNPQCQCCDAYAKVLQRNGIAVTVEETPALAALKREHGVPEPLQGCHTLLIDGYVVEAHVPVAAVKRLLAERPAIRGISLPGMPAGSPGMDGEKTAPFTVYEISDGAPKVFARE; encoded by the coding sequence ATGATCCACCGCCGTGCACTCGTCGGCGTTCTTCTTGCGGTGACCGTGCCGTCCATGGCCGCGGCGCAGGGCGCCCAAACCGCCATTCTCTACAAGAACCCGCAATGCCAGTGCTGCGACGCCTACGCGAAGGTGCTCCAGCGCAACGGGATTGCGGTTACCGTCGAGGAGACTCCCGCGCTCGCGGCACTCAAGCGCGAGCACGGCGTGCCCGAGCCGCTCCAGGGCTGCCATACGCTGCTCATCGACGGCTACGTCGTCGAGGCACACGTGCCGGTCGCCGCGGTCAAGAGGCTGCTGGCTGAGCGGCCCGCCATCAGGGGCATATCGCTGCCGGGCATGCCGGCGGGCTCGCCGGGCATGGACGGGGAGAAGACGGCGCCGTTCACGGTCTACGAGATCAGCGACGGCGCCCCGAAGGTCTTCGCACGCGAGTAG